From the genome of Aliarcobacter lanthieri:
TGTTGGGCAGCAATTACAATACTTCCTGTTTGGTATTTTGGAGAACAAATAATGGTTGTACTTCATTGGGCTAAACAACATTGGTATTTAGCAATTCCATTAGCTATAATAGTTGGTGGAGGGATAGTATACTACTTTAATAAAGCAACAAAGAAAATTGAAAAAAGGGTAATGAATGAAGATTAATATTTTAGAACTTAGTAAAAATAAAGATTTTGATTTAGAGATAGTATTTCTAAATAGTCTAGAAGAAATTTCTAGTATTAAGGATAAAGAGAGTTTAGAACAACTTGATTTTAAAGTAAAAGATGAGATATCTGCTATTTTGGTTGAAAGTAAAAAAATTTATGTTGGTTTTGAAGAGTATAATTATGATTCTTTAGCTATTGCTATAGCAACAGCAGTTAAAAAATTTAAAACTACAAAATTTAAGAATGCAAAAATTGTATTAACTAATGAACTTGAAGAAAATTTTAAAGCTTTGGTTGAAGGTGCTATTTTAGGAAGTTATAGTTTTGAAACTTATAAAAGTGAAAAAGACAGTAAAAAACAAGAATTATCTTTTATTGTTGAAGATAAAAAACCTTTATTAAATACTATATTAAAAGAGTCAACAACTATATCAAAAGCAGTGAATGTAGCAAGAGATATGGTAAATACTTCTCCAGCAGATTTCTATCCAGAAATATTTGTAAAAGAAGCTCAAAAAATAGCAAAAGATTTAGAATTAGAGTGTGAAGTTTTTGGAGAAAAATATCTTGAAAAAAATAAAATGATGGCAATGCATAGCGTAGGAAGAGCTTCTATTCACGAGTCACATTTAATTCACTTAAAATATAAACCAAAAAAATCTCTTAAAAAAGTAGTTTTAGTTGGAAAAGGACTTACTTATGATAGTGGTGGATTATCTTTAAAACCAAGTGATTTTATGGTTACAATGAAAGCTGATAAATCAGGGGCTGTTGCTGTATTAAATAGTATAAAAGTAATTGCTGAATTAAAACTTCCTATTGAAGTACATGCTATTATTGGTGCAGTTGAAAATATGATAGGTGGAAATGCTTATAAACCAGATGATATTTTAAGAGCAAAAAATGGTAAAACGATAGAGGTTCGAAATACAGATGCTGAAGGAAGATTAGTACTTGCAGATTGTCTTTGTTAT
Proteins encoded in this window:
- a CDS encoding leucyl aminopeptidase, with the protein product MKINILELSKNKDFDLEIVFLNSLEEISSIKDKESLEQLDFKVKDEISAILVESKKIYVGFEEYNYDSLAIAIATAVKKFKTTKFKNAKIVLTNELEENFKALVEGAILGSYSFETYKSEKDSKKQELSFIVEDKKPLLNTILKESTTISKAVNVARDMVNTSPADFYPEIFVKEAQKIAKDLELECEVFGEKYLEKNKMMAMHSVGRASIHESHLIHLKYKPKKSLKKVVLVGKGLTYDSGGLSLKPSDFMVTMKADKSGAVAVLNSIKVIAELKLPIEVHAIIGAVENMIGGNAYKPDDILRAKNGKTIEVRNTDAEGRLVLADCLCYAQDEIKNIDYILDFATLTGACVVGLGEYTTGIMGNNESLKQQALESCQSSGEYATKLDFNRYLKKCIKSEIADVCNISTTRYGGAITAGMFLDNFIYEENKDKWIHFDIAGPAFVEKAWGYNPYGASGTGVRLAVKFVQDLVKRG